In Methylacidiphilum infernorum V4, a single window of DNA contains:
- a CDS encoding lysylphosphatidylglycerol synthase transmembrane domain-containing protein, which yields MSDKTPTAKQKKDWLSVVLRSAVSTGILSFLFFKVDWTKIAAVVERSNPIDILLGLFFGGGQIFFSAVRWKILLQTQEIFIPAVKAFELTLIGQFFNAFLLGSTGGDIVRIYYIVQLYPQKKAAGSLSVIYDRVIGLLGLILIGQLLALNFFKLFEANPITRHAVWLFLSISLFILLLFGLILFFPNIFSFEKRKKEKSNFLSKQDFNNLVHAISRYRHGKKENFLALCYSFASHASTLVMAYFATRSLHLDIPFLFLASILAIVSVLISIPVTISGLGVREGLIVVFFQLLGIKVEPALSFSLLVFAMSLFWSLIGGIVYLRYKKPKTDDTINR from the coding sequence ATGAGCGACAAGACACCCACCGCCAAGCAAAAGAAGGATTGGCTATCGGTAGTTTTGCGCTCCGCCGTTTCGACCGGCATTCTCTCCTTTCTTTTCTTTAAGGTTGATTGGACAAAAATAGCAGCCGTAGTCGAGAGATCTAACCCGATCGATATTCTCTTGGGCTTGTTTTTTGGAGGAGGCCAGATTTTTTTTTCTGCCGTCCGCTGGAAGATCTTGTTGCAAACCCAGGAAATATTTATCCCGGCCGTCAAGGCCTTTGAATTAACCCTCATCGGCCAATTTTTTAATGCTTTTTTGCTGGGTTCTACCGGGGGAGATATCGTTCGGATTTATTACATCGTGCAACTGTATCCCCAGAAAAAAGCCGCCGGATCTCTTTCTGTTATTTATGACCGGGTTATAGGGCTACTGGGGTTGATTTTAATCGGCCAACTCTTAGCCCTAAACTTTTTCAAGTTATTCGAGGCCAACCCCATCACTCGCCATGCCGTTTGGTTGTTTCTGTCCATTTCTCTATTTATCCTCCTTCTTTTCGGACTCATTCTTTTCTTCCCCAACATCTTTTCCTTTGAGAAAAGAAAAAAGGAAAAATCCAACTTCCTTTCCAAGCAGGATTTCAACAATCTCGTTCATGCTATAAGCCGTTACCGGCACGGAAAAAAAGAGAATTTTTTGGCTCTTTGTTACTCCTTTGCCAGCCACGCCTCGACCTTGGTCATGGCCTATTTTGCCACCCGTTCTCTTCATCTCGATATACCCTTTTTATTTTTAGCTTCCATTTTAGCCATAGTCAGCGTGCTTATATCTATTCCGGTAACCATATCCGGATTAGGGGTCCGGGAAGGTCTGATCGTGGTGTTTTTCCAACTGTTGGGAATAAAAGTCGAACCCGCCTTAAGCTTTTCCTTGCTTGTTTTTGCCATGAGCCTATTTTGGAGCCTTATCGGGGGAATTGTCTATTTACGCTATAAAAAGCCCAAAACTGATGATACAATTAACCGATGA
- the gcvP gene encoding aminomethyl-transferring glycine dehydrogenase, giving the protein MDSFIKRHIGSSEEEIQQMLEFLRLKSLDELIEKVIPSCCRTSTGLHLPDEASEEEALRELKQIGSENKVFRYFIGMGFTETLCPSVIRRMVLENPEWYTPYTPYQSEISQGRLEALLNFQTLVSDLTALPVANASLLDEASACAEAMLMCNRLSASNNRKKFFLSKDCHPQILSVMVTRSSPLGIELVIEDWQKAKIDESFFGALVAYPDTQGRIFDYGGFCEELHRKGLVVAVNTDLLALCLFKAPGEFGADIAVGSAQRFGLPLSFGGPHPAFIAARKGMERKMPGRIVGVSKDAFGNPALRLALQTREQHIRREKATSNICTAQVLPAVVASMYAVYHGAEGLKALAKKILSYSYYLYRQFSFSGFSPSSFPFFDTLKVPLKKEQMEEIKKRALSCGYLFREFKDETALGITLGEKTTLEDLGCILNIFAVGEKKVAPSCADIKLPEIPRSLERQTEFLNQGVFKNYRTETKLGRYIKRLAAKDINLTTSLIPLGSCTMKLNPASAMIPILWDCFTEPHPFAPEETTQGHHKLAADLGRWLAEITAMDHVSLQPNAGSQGELAGLLAIRLYLRSIGEDRRTICLIPTSAHGTNCASAALAGLTIEEVKCDNRGRLDLEDLEQKANRYASELAAIMITFPSTYGIFEETLVEASRIVHDHGGQVYLDGANANAFLGLCKPGELGVDVCHLNLHKTFCIPHGGGGPGVGPIAVKKHLQPFVPSTRIDLPSQGKMGLLCSSPLGNAGVLPVSWMFIRMAGKNGLKLCSQLAILNANYMAKRLESSFDILYKGEHGYVGHEFIIDLRPWKEYGIEVEDVAKRLMDYGFHAPTISWPVHGTMMIEPTESESKDELDRFCEALILIRKELEDIKKGVYPLGNNPLKNSPHPHHAVCADRWALPYPRKLAAYPAPWQKEFKYWPPTGRIDNVYGDRNFVCRIEK; this is encoded by the coding sequence ATGGATTCCTTCATAAAAAGACATATCGGTTCTTCTGAAGAAGAAATTCAACAGATGCTTGAATTTCTCCGGCTCAAAAGCTTGGATGAGTTGATTGAAAAAGTCATCCCTTCTTGTTGCCGTACTTCTACCGGACTTCATCTGCCCGATGAAGCTTCAGAAGAGGAGGCCTTGAGAGAACTCAAGCAAATCGGCTCCGAAAACAAGGTTTTTCGCTATTTCATCGGGATGGGCTTTACAGAAACCCTTTGTCCCAGCGTCATTCGGCGCATGGTATTGGAAAACCCCGAGTGGTACACTCCCTATACCCCCTACCAGTCAGAAATCTCGCAAGGCCGGCTAGAAGCCTTGTTAAACTTTCAAACCTTGGTCAGCGATCTGACCGCCCTGCCTGTAGCCAATGCTTCACTTCTGGACGAAGCCTCCGCCTGTGCCGAAGCCATGCTCATGTGCAACAGGCTTTCAGCAAGTAACAACCGGAAGAAGTTTTTCCTCTCCAAGGATTGTCATCCCCAGATCCTTTCCGTGATGGTTACCCGTTCTTCTCCCCTGGGAATAGAGCTCGTGATCGAGGATTGGCAGAAGGCAAAAATAGATGAGAGCTTTTTTGGGGCATTGGTGGCTTACCCCGATACCCAGGGAAGAATTTTCGATTACGGCGGATTTTGTGAAGAACTCCACCGGAAAGGCTTGGTTGTGGCCGTCAACACGGATCTGCTGGCCTTATGCCTTTTCAAGGCTCCTGGAGAGTTTGGTGCAGACATAGCGGTAGGCTCTGCCCAAAGATTCGGGCTTCCCCTTTCCTTTGGAGGTCCCCATCCCGCGTTCATCGCGGCAAGAAAAGGAATGGAAAGAAAGATGCCCGGCAGGATTGTCGGCGTTTCCAAGGACGCCTTCGGCAATCCGGCCTTAAGACTTGCCCTCCAGACGCGAGAACAACATATCCGCAGGGAAAAGGCCACGAGCAATATCTGCACCGCCCAGGTTCTTCCCGCGGTTGTCGCCTCGATGTATGCGGTTTATCACGGTGCTGAAGGACTAAAAGCCCTAGCCAAGAAGATCCTTTCCTACAGCTATTACCTCTACCGGCAGTTTTCTTTTTCGGGGTTTTCCCCTTCTTCCTTCCCGTTTTTTGATACCCTCAAAGTTCCCCTCAAAAAGGAACAAATGGAGGAAATCAAAAAACGAGCCTTGAGTTGCGGCTACCTTTTCAGGGAATTCAAGGATGAAACCGCCCTAGGAATCACCCTCGGAGAAAAAACGACCCTTGAGGACCTGGGTTGTATTCTCAATATCTTTGCCGTTGGAGAAAAAAAGGTTGCTCCTTCTTGTGCCGATATCAAGCTTCCTGAAATTCCTCGTTCTCTTGAGCGGCAAACGGAATTTCTAAACCAAGGGGTATTTAAAAACTACCGCACCGAAACAAAACTGGGCCGTTACATCAAGAGACTTGCCGCTAAAGATATCAACCTGACCACTTCGCTTATCCCGCTGGGCTCCTGTACAATGAAACTGAATCCCGCCTCGGCAATGATTCCCATCCTGTGGGACTGCTTCACAGAACCCCATCCTTTTGCGCCCGAGGAGACGACCCAGGGACACCATAAGCTGGCCGCCGATCTTGGCCGGTGGCTTGCCGAAATCACCGCCATGGACCATGTTTCATTACAACCAAACGCGGGCTCCCAGGGAGAATTAGCCGGCCTTTTGGCCATAAGGCTCTACCTTCGTTCCATCGGGGAGGACCGGAGGACAATCTGCCTGATCCCTACCTCGGCCCACGGGACAAATTGTGCCAGTGCCGCCCTCGCCGGGTTAACGATTGAAGAAGTCAAGTGCGACAATAGAGGACGGTTGGATCTGGAAGATCTCGAACAGAAGGCCAACCGATATGCCTCCGAGCTGGCCGCCATCATGATCACCTTTCCCTCCACCTATGGGATTTTTGAAGAAACCCTCGTTGAAGCTTCACGGATCGTTCATGACCATGGGGGTCAAGTTTACCTGGATGGAGCCAACGCCAATGCTTTCCTTGGATTATGTAAGCCCGGAGAACTAGGAGTAGACGTTTGTCATCTCAATCTCCATAAAACTTTTTGCATCCCGCACGGGGGAGGGGGTCCGGGAGTAGGACCGATAGCCGTTAAAAAGCATTTGCAGCCCTTTGTGCCCTCAACCCGGATCGATCTTCCTTCCCAAGGTAAAATGGGCCTTCTCTGTTCTTCACCCTTGGGCAATGCCGGGGTTCTTCCCGTCAGTTGGATGTTTATCCGGATGGCGGGCAAAAACGGCCTCAAATTGTGCTCTCAACTGGCCATTTTAAATGCCAATTACATGGCAAAAAGGCTCGAAAGCTCTTTCGACATCTTGTACAAAGGCGAACATGGCTATGTCGGCCATGAATTCATCATCGATTTAAGGCCCTGGAAAGAATATGGAATAGAGGTAGAAGATGTCGCCAAAAGACTCATGGATTATGGCTTTCATGCCCCTACCATTTCCTGGCCTGTCCATGGGACAATGATGATAGAACCCACGGAGTCAGAATCAAAAGATGAACTCGACCGCTTTTGCGAAGCTTTAATCCTTATCCGCAAAGAACTCGAAGACATTAAAAAGGGCGTTTATCCCCTAGGCAACAATCCTCTTAAAAATTCTCCGCACCCGCACCATGCCGTATGTGCCGACCGGTGGGCTTTGCCCTATCCACGAAAGCTAGCGGCCTACCCGGCTCCTTGGCAAAAAGAATTCAAGTACTGGCCGCCCACGGGCAGGATCGACAACGTTTACGGGGATAGAAATTTTGTGTGCCGCATAGAAAAATAG